In Nitrospira sp., the genomic window GCAGGTGAAGCGTGAAAGCGAGCGCGGCGTATTTCTCGAATATGCCTGGGACATGAGTTGGTGCGACCCCTGCGCCACCAACCCGTTGTCGACCGAAGAGTTGCTGAGCCTCGGTGTCTTCTGGCAAGACAACCAGAATGGAATACAGCGAGGCCAAGCGTTGTCCCCGCAGGGCCAGAAGGTCTTCCTTACACGTCTGCACGTGCGCTACGATGCCACCCACTTTCCCGAAGACTTGATGTTCCAGGAAACCTCTGATCGGAGCAACTTCCAAGCACGTTATGTTCTCCGTCACCCCTGGACAGGCACGGAGAACTGTCCAGCTGCGACCGCCTATCGGCAACAGTTACGTGATCGGTCTGAACGAGAGGCGCAAACCCTGGCGAGTCTGACCGGATGGAATATCGGCGAGATTCGCAAGGCGATGAACCTAGCCTCATTGCCAGCAGGCGAGGATAAGAAGTGGTATCAGCGATTGTGGACGAACTAGATGATCAGGTTGAGGGCGAAGCCGGCATGCACGACTTCGCCCTCAACGACTCGACATCAACCGCGAATGAGCCGTATGTGGATTAACTTTGGATCGACAGTGAGAGTGATGTCTCAGTCACTGTTCGATAGGCCACAAGCAAGCTGCTGCTGGTTGTCGGTGAGTTAATCTCATCCGATACTTTAGGTAGTGGATGATTCTGCTCATCAGCCTTGGGCTCTTGCTTGCCTCGAAGTTCCTTCGCCAGATCCTCGCGTAAATTATCGAAGAAGTCTGGCAGATGCTTGCGGACCTTCTCTAACTCGACCTTCGCTTCCTTCAGTGCATTGAGGACTTGCTGAATGATTGATGCCAGCTGCGCGTCTTTTACTGGAACAGTGAGATGAGTTCCATCGGACGAATCCGATGACGGGGTGGGCGCCGTGGTACCGTTGGACGGTTGCGGGATCGCCGCGTCCGTCCCTGGCGCCCCACCCGGGGTACCGGATGATGCTGCCACCACCGCAATCGATCGAACAACCTCGACAGTCAAATCGAGACTGGAGAGTGAGTCCAACCGTGTGAACCCTTCCGCAAGTTTGCTGGTATGCGCTCTGGCATCCTCATCTTGGCCCTGAAAGAATCCACGAAAGATGTTCGCAATGTTCCCGAAGAGGGTTTGCAGGTCGTGCAGCTCCTCTTTATTGAGATCTCCGTCCACAGCAATACCGAACTCTCGTTGGACGGCGTAGTGTGTATACGTCGCTTCAACCTTCCCCGTTGTCCGATCGTCCGCCACCTGGGAACGATAGCTCCCGGATCGAAAATCGGTTGCAAGATCTGCGGTAAGGGTAATCCGATCCCCCTCCGCTGTCGTCACCGCAAGACGTCCGGACAAATCGTTGGACACCGCCACGCCGCTCACCCTGGTATCCAGTCGATGGCCCCCAGCATCGGATAGCTGGCGCAAATTGAAGAAGTGATGTGGATCGATGGATGTCAGAGCCTGAACCGGCATATGAGGTCTCCTACTCGATTGATGAGAGATACGCCTTGCCTCATTCCGCTATCGGCATCTCATCGGCTGAACTTAAGAGACCATATGATATAGTGGGGCATTCAGACATCTTGATCCTGATTGAAGAGGGAGGACTCCATGCCGAAATCTTTTCGAACGATGGCAGCCATCGGTGCAAGCCTGATGCTTGGCACAACGGGTTGCACCCTGAAAGCCACCATTAATCAAACGACCGACACGACATCCAACATCACCGGCACCACATCAGGAGCTGCCTGGTGGAGCGAAGATGGCCAAATTACGCCAGATTTCAAGGCGACGGCGTTCGTCTCGTTCAATCATGAAAACCTGGTTCAAGATGTCGCAGCAGGTCGCGGGGAGTATTTGGCCTCGATCAGCAGACTGTTGGGAGTTCCAGAAGGTCGGCAATCGGCATTTTTCTCCGCCGCCCAGGCAAATTATGCCGAGACGATAGGCAAGGATTCGACAGCATTGCTTTCACTGCTTCGGGATACATCCGGAGCATTCATTCGATAACTTGATTTGAGGGATCTGAGCACAGAGGCTGGCCGGTGCAGCCAAGAGAAGTACTACACTGCCAACGGATTCGATGCGGAGAAGGCGCTTGGTCCGCTCGACGAGACAATCCATCGGCTTATCGGGCAACGGCACATTAGGACATCGTCAGGAAGCCTTACGTTATCTCGTCTTTCCAGGTTCTTGTTCGCGGATGCGTCTATCTGCACATGCCGTCAACACGACGTGCTATCAGGCGAAAAATTCCACCGCTCCAGTTTCAACAGAATACATCGCGCCGGCGATCTTGATGTGCCCCTTGTCCTCTAGTCCCTTGAGCACGGAGCTGTCTGCGCGGATCCTGGCCATCGTCAATTCCACGTTCTTGCGCGCAACAGCATTGACAAAGAGGTAATTCTTCGCAGTGCGGTCCCCGTCATACTGGGTTGACTCGACCGCCGGGCGAATCTTGTCCAGCAGGCCGGTCAGATTACCGAGCTGCACATTGTCGATCGCGCCTTTGATGGCCCCGCAGTTGGCATGCCCCATCACAAGCACCAGTTTGCTGCCGACCACCGCACAGGCGTACTCCATACTGCCAAGAATATCTTCGTTGGCGATGTTGCCGGCGACGCGCGAATTGAAGGTGTCGCCGATCCCCAGATCTAGAATGAGCTCAACCGGCGCTCGTGAATCGATGCAACTCAGCACGATGGCCGCAGGATGTTGGCCCTTGGCGGTGTTCTTTTGCTCACGCAGCAAATCCCGCTCCTTGCGCTTGCCTGAGCGGAATCGTTCATTGCCTTTCTTGCCGCGGGCAATAATTTCGTCCGGCGTCATCTTGTCGTGCTCTTCTTTGGTCAGCGCGTAAGCAAGACTGCTTCCCTGCACCAACCCAAGCAATCCGACAGTCGCCGCGATACCCACCGTCGCGAGAAAGCTACGGCGATACATGGTCTCATCTGATTTGTGTATTCCTTGTTCGTGGTTCATTCAGATACCCCCCTTTCCTACGCCCCCCTACCTGTATCGTTGGTTCAGGCACGATTGGTTCACGCGGTTAGGTTTACGTATTCTGGCGACTCTCAGAACATCGACTTCGGCAGCAAGAGCGCGATCGTGATTATCTTCCCAAAACCACCTCCTCCTAGCATCGTCTATTTCTCCGCCTGCGTCCTGAAATTCAGACCGACTTCCCCGCTCTCCTCGAAGGGAATCGTAACGCTGCTGGAAGACTCGGCGAAGGCTTTTCCCTTGAGGTGATACTGAACCGTGGTGACACCAGAGGTGAGCCCCTGAGCCTGGCGAAGAATACTGCCCAACCCTATGATGACTTCCCCTCAGACCACTTCAGAGTCGAAGCGCTGCTCCATGAACCTCATGTCTTCGGGAACGAGAGTGACACTCGAAACCTTCGGCGGCTAAAAATGCCCATAGCAGTAAGGAGTAGGCGCTGATCGCCACGAGACGTGCCTCGCCAAGACCTGACGCTCTTATCTGGAATTCAATGCCTGTGCAGGTGTCGTCTTGCCCTCTGAACCTCCTCAGCGTGCGTCCAAGGAAGCTCAGAGGGAGGACTCGCTCAAACCAGATCTCGTGCAGCTTATTTCATGAGCGACGCAAAGAAATTGCGCGCCGCCTCACCGCCTGAAGTCCCGACGAAATCGCTCATGGTCTTTGTTATCCTGGGCACCATTTTCGGTCCCAAAGCCACCTTAGCAAATGCCGATTCCAGTCCGGCTTGGTCGTCGATCGGACCAGTCACCGCCTTCACGTCAGTCGCCTCCTTCAGGTAGGTATCCAAAACAGGGAGGGAGTTGCTCAGAGATGAAAAATCAGCAGCTGGCATTTTCCCCTTGGCGTAGTTGAGGATGGAGCCGACTGCCGCCTTCCCTTGGCTGGGACCAATCCCGTGTTGTAGAGCCACCAGGCTTGTGAGCGCATCTTGTGGGGTCATAGCTGGCAGGCTGGCACAACTGGACAATCCGAACGCACTCACAAACAGGGTGGTGGTGACGAAAGATAAGTACTTCACGATAAGACCTCCTCGCTTGCCGGATGAGATTAAAAATACATGACGGGGAGATTCGTTCGCGACGACTTCCCCGTAAAGTCATCCTGGATGACGCAAAAGAAACGACACACCGTCTAGCCGCATGAATTCCAGGAACATTTACTTACGGCGTTTGTGATCTTGGGTACGATATCACTCCCTATGCGCGGTTTGCAAAATACCGCCTCCAGTCCAGCTTGGTCGACGATCGGACCAGCCACGGTCTCGGGATAGCTCTGCATCGGATCTTCCACGGTGAGGATGTCGCCACTGAAGCAGATGACTGATATAGCATGGCCGCTGGCGGCCGGCAGTGTCACGGCCAGAATAGCACCGGTCGATCGAATCTCATCGTCACGCCTCAGGCTCTTCGCCACAGTATTGCGCTCGCTTCAGCGCGAGACGACCAAACCGTCTGTGCTCTGACTAACTGAATTCATACCTGCTGTCGAACCGGTGCCGGACCGGTCAACTCAGCAACGGGGAGCGTCACATCACCATGCCGACCGATTACGGTCCTGAGAAGCGCACCGTCCTTGAAGACCAGAAAGTTGGTGGGCACTGCCGGAACACGAGGGCCAGGCAGAATCACTCCGACCAGATTCAATGGGTCGGTGGCGGAAAGTTTGACCTCGTGACTTGTGGAGGCAGAAGTCTTCCTCATCGCCCGTAACGCGTCCACTGCCTCCGGTAATGCAAACTGCTCGCCGGTAAATCCCGTCACGAATCGACCACCTCGGATCTCCCCGGCCATTTCCATCCGACGATACTGCACCAGCAGATCTCGCCAGGATAGAGCCATCGATTCCCGTGCCAGCACATCGCGAAAAACAATCCCATAGCGACGAAGCAGTTGGCGGGCGGTGCATTCGCATAGGCGAACAGCCGTCAGATGAACGCTCTCAGCTGACCGCAACAGCGACCACCGTCCGACTGCATGCCGAGGCCGACGAGCCCGTTCCCGTCCCTCGGCGCGACGCCGATGCGGGTCCATGAGGGCACGGAGGTTATCGAACCCATCAGCCGTCACCAGACCGGCTGCCACCAGCTCCCACAATCCCTGCTCGACTTCAGAGGGAAGATGGTTGGTGATCCGCACCAGGTCGGTAAAAAAACTGGCGCCCTGTTGCTGCAACGCACGACGAAGATTTTGGGCCACCGAACTCAACGGTGCAAAAGGATCAAGGCCTACTGCCGCCACATCACGATGGAGTGCGGCGAGCAACCAGTCACACTCCTCCCGCGGGAAGATACTGATGGGCGCAATGCTCGTCGGGGTGATGCACCGCCCCTCCGTCTCACTACCCGATGCCAGTTTCGGATGGGGCGAGAGGCGCCCCCAACTGACTGCGCCGCTCAGACAGAGCCGATCTAAGAGTTCCGGCTCATACTTGGCCATCCTTGTACGTAACAGCTGGGGTTCCCACGCAGAGGCCGCGGCCTCGAACCCGGTGAGTTGTTTGATGACCTCCATGAGCCCCGCGTCCCCATGCTGACGCGACCCTGGCACAACATGCTGCCATTGCATCAGGAATCGCATGAAGTCCAATGCCGTCACCGGTTCCACTTCCTTGCGCAAGATCCCGATCGTCAACCGATGGATCCTGGCCAGCAAGCGGCGGTGACACCACTCCCGTCTAGATGCGCCCGATAGTGCTGAGTGCTCGCCTCGTTGGGCAGGCGAAGCAGGCTGAGGACTGAGTGCTGAGATTGGATGGAACTGGCCGCGCAGGACTTGGCCTTGGGATTCGAGGCGAATCATCGCAGCCTCAATGGCAGGAGCTGGAAGATGCAGTCGCTCAGCCAGCTCTGCCGTTGTCGTCGGGCCAATGCTTTCCATCCACCCAAGCACGACGGCATCACAGGTCGAGTCCTCACCGCCGGTTAACAGCTGTCGGACTCGCTCACTATTTTCGGTGGCAACCCATCCCTGTACATCTTGAATGGCAAGGACCATCACACGACCAGTCTCGGCTAGGGATGGAAAGAACGGCGTCCACCTGCTCGCGGCAGCCGCTGGCATCCACACCAGCGTTAAGAGCGCATCATGCAATTCGTCGGCATCGCGCACCACCGGCCAGGATTCATGCTGAACTTCTTCAATCGCCGCCGGATTCAAGACCCCCACCTGCCCCAGCAGATCCGGCGGCAGCGTCCGGCGCATCTCCACGGCCCGCGCCCGCCGCTCTTCCAACGGGGCGTCATCCAGGAAGGCATAGGGATTGGCATTCAGGATTTCGTGTGAGAACACAGAGGGCGCCGGCGTCTCCACCGCCACACAACGAATGTGGCTGGCCTCGATCCGTTGCAGCACCGCCGTCAGGCCATCAAGATCCATTGCCTCCGTGAGACAATCACGCATCGTCTCCATCACCAGCGGATGGTCGGGGATCTGACGAGCAGCCCGCTCCCCTGTTAGATTCTCCTGACAAGCAATCGCATCAGGAAACACCGCAGCAAGCAGGTCCTCTGCCTTCATCCGCTGAATCTGCGGCGGCACCTTCTTGCCGTTCGAAAAGCGCAGCAACGCCAGCGCGCGCGACGCATTCCAACGCCACCGCGTGGTGAACATCGGGGCCAGCAAGACCGCTTGAATCAAGACCTCTCGCACCGTATTAGAATGGAGATAGCCGAACACGGACTCCAGCGGGAAACTGTGCTTCTCACCCAGTGAGATTACGAGGCCGTTATCCGTCGCTGCCGCCTGCAGCTCGAAATCAAACGTCACACAAAATCGTTTACGCAGCGCGAGCCCCCAGGCTTTGTTGATGCGTCCACCAAACGGCGCATGGATCACCAGCTGCATCCCCCCGCTTTCATCGAAGAACCGCTCGGCCACGATCGTCTCCTGCGTTGGCACCACACCCAACACAGCTTTTCCCATCAAGACATATTCGATGGCCTGCTGAGCCCCCCGTTGATCAAGTGCGCAGTCCTGCTTCAGCCATTGCAGTGCTGAGTAATGAGGACTGGGGACTACGTGCTCTGAATCAACAGGAGAAGACGCGTGCGTGGCGATATCGTGGCGGAGCGTTGCGACTTCGGCGGAGAGTTCCGCTGTACGCGATGGCGCTTCCCCTCGCCAGAACGGAATGCTGGGTGGCGCTCCCTGCGCATCTTCTACCCGCACCTTGCCCGCCTCGACGCCCTTGATGCGCCATGAGGTATTGCCGAGCAGCATGATGTCACCCGCGAGACTCTCCACGGCGAAGTCTTCATCAACGGACCCAACCACTGTGCCGTCCGGTTCCGCCACGACCGCGTAGTTGGCCGTATCCGGAATCGCGCCGCCGGAAGTGATGGCTGCCAGCCGCGCCCCACGTCGGCCTTTGACTCGATGATTGATCCGGTCGTGATAAAGATAGGCCAATCCGCGCCCTCGTTGCGTCGCAATGCCATCTGCCAACATCCGCACCACGGCATCGAAATCGTCCCGTGACAGGGTGCGATAGGGAAAGGCTCGCCGACAGAGTGCGAACAAGTCCTCCTCGGCCCAGGTCTGGCTGGCCGAAGCAGCCACAATCTGTTGGGCCAAGATATCGAGTGGAGCCGGCGGCACGGTGATCTGATCTAGCGTCCCCTGCTTGATTGCCCGCACCAAGGCGGCACATTCCAGTAATTCATCCCTAGTCATCGCAAACAGATGACCTTTCGGGATTGCGTGGATCCAGTGGCCGGCCCTGCCAATCCGCTGGAGCGCCGTGGCAATGGCTCTCGGCGACCCGATCTGACAGACGAGATCGACCGTGCCGACATCAATGCCCAGCTCCAACGAGGCCGTGGCAATCACGACACGAGTCTTGCCGGTTTTCAATCGCTCTTCCGCCGAAAGGCGAATCTGCCGCGAGAGGCTCCCATGATGGGCCGCCACAACATCCGGGCCTAAGTCTTTGAGACGCTCTTCCAGATAATGCGACACCCGCTCCGCCAACCGACGCGTATTGACAAAGACCAAGGTCGAGCGGTGCTGGCGAACCAACTCAGCTACACGATCGTAGACATCCGACCAGATCGCATTCGTGGCGACGGCACTCAGCTCATCTTTCGGCACTTCGACAGTCAGATCCAACTCGCGACGATGGCCGACATCAATGATCCTCGGACGTGGGCGAGTGCCGACAAGAAACTCCGCCACGGTTTCAATCGGCCGTTGCGTCGCTGAAAGGCCGATCCGCTGTGGTTTTATGAAGGTGAGCGCTTCCAGCCGTTCCAACGACAGCGCCAGATGAGCCCCGCGCTTGTTGGGGGCCAGCGCATGAATCTCGTCCACGATCACTGTGCGCACCGTCTGTAAGAGCTTTCGGCTCTTCTCGGCAGTCAATAGGATGAAGAGCGACTCCGGCGTCGTGACGAGGATATGGGGCGGCCGCTTCAGCATCTGCTGACGATCCGTCATCGGTGTGTCGCCGGTACGGACCAAGACGCGTAGTTCCGGCATCAGCAGTCCGGCCTGCAAGGCAAGCTGCCCGATTTCGGCCAGTGGCTTCTGAAGATTTTTCTGGATGTCGTTACTCAAGGCCTTGAGCGGCGAGACGTAGAGCACATGGGTGTGGTCGTCCAGTTCACGGGCCAGGGCTTGCTTGAAGAGCTGATCGATGCAGGAGAGAAAGGCGGCGAGGGTCTTCCCCGATCCGGTCGGCGCAGCGATCAGCGCATCCGTTCCAGCTTGGATCGCGGGCCACGCTCGGAGTTGAACGTCGGTCGGCTGGCCGACCTGCGAAGCAAACCATTCCGAGATGACCGGATGGAATCGAGTGAGTGACATCAACGGCATTTTAACACGCATGAAAGATGTCAGCAGGGCACACCTGCGCGTCCTCACCCTATAACATCATGCAAAACTGACAGCCCGTTTCGCAACCCATGGCAAATGTGGCATCATGGCAATCTCATGTACCTTTCCATCGTCATCCCGGCATTCAACGAAGCCCGTCTGATCGAAGGCTCGCTGCAATCCGTCGCTGCCGCGATCGCTGCGAATCAGACATCCGGTTTCACATCCGAGATCATCGTCGTGGATAACAATTCCACTGACAACACGGCCGAGCTGGCTCGACAGGCCGGCGCACGCGTGGTCTTTGAACCGATCAATCAAATCGGCCGGGCCCGCAACGCCGGTGCCGCTCACGCCACGGGAGACTGGCTCTTGTTCTTGGATGCCGATAGCCTGCTGAGTCCCGGGCTGCTGGCCGATATTCTGCAGCTAATTGAGTCAGGACAATACGTTGGATGCGGCAGCACACTGCGCATGGATGGGCTACCCTGGTGGGCGAACTTGAGCCTACAGTTCTGGACATCGGTCTCAGTGCTCTGTCGCTGGGCTGCTGGAGCACTGGTAGTCTGTCGGCGCGACGCGTTTCAGGAAGTCGGCGGGTTCGACCAGGAGCTCTACGCGTTAGACGAAATCAGGCTCAGTAAACAGCTCAAACAATGGGGACGCCGACGCAACCTTCAATTCACGATCTTAACCAAGCACCCTCTCGACACTTCGTCGCGTAAAGTGTCGCTCTATTCGAGCCGAGAGATTGCCGTGCTAATCTTCCGCATCTTTTTCCTCCCGAAGCGAACCTTGCAAGATAAGAAACACCTCTCCGTCTGGTATGACGGACGGCGCTGACCGTCACCCTTCAGCCAACAAGGCTTGGATCTGCCGCTCTGTCTCGCCGTAGCCCCCTTGACCGATTTTGCCATAGCGTATGATGCCGCGCTTATCGATCAAGTACATCGCCGGCCAATAGCGAGTGACAGGAACGAACGTGATACGGGATTTTCCTGAAATATTGGGAACGTCCCAATTAGTTGGGAGAATTTCTTGGGGCCGAGAGGCTATGGAATGGGATGATGAGAAAACCAGTAAGTCTGCGAGTATCAGTCCAGTAATGCCGCCAAGGCAGTGTAATCAATTGATTCTTTGACTCGATCGAGCCAAGCCTTGCGCGCTGCCTGTTCAGGACGCTGCAGAATATCCTCCTCGGCCAAGGTCACTGTCGACAGGACAATGACCTGGATCTTTCCCGGCTGATTCAGGTTCGGAAAGGTCGGATCCATCTGATAGGCGAGCGCTTGTTCTACCGGGCCTGGTTTTAGGTTGGTCAATTCATACGCACCTCGCAAGGCTTCTTCCTCCAGTACAGCACGTTCTCCATGATCCTTGCTAATGTGGTCGGCATCCTGCAACAAGTCCATGGCTTGGGTGCGTAACCGGAGCGCGACGGCTTCCTTGTCGCTCGCCATCGCCTCTCTCTCCAAAGCTCGACTCTGCTCGCGTAGTGCACCCGCTCTCTCCTGCTCATCCACACTGAGCGTTTGCAGCTCATCGATCTGAGTCTCCATCGCCTTACGGACGGAGCCATCAGTATCTGCCCAGACCGCCGGCATGGCGAGTTGCTGAGCCGTAAATGATGCTCGATAGGGATGATAGTCGTTGAGCAGTTTCGTGAGCTGGGCGCCTCGTGCTGCATCTTTGGCTTGCCCGACTTGAAGGTCTACCGTCAGTCGTCTCATGTTTTCCACATATTGGTCGGCGCCGGCTGGATCAGTTTTTCTCCGCAATGCCGCAGTACGGTCGATCATGGTCTGATCGGGAGCTTTGCGTAAAGCTATGGCGTTGCGCCAATCAGCCAAGGCCCTTTCACGGGCAGCACCCACGTGATCCAGACGATCGCCAAGGGTTTGAGGAATCCACGGCAGCCGCCTGTTCTTCGAGATCACCACCCACCCGTTATACTCAGGATACCCACCGATCATGCCGGTCAGCTCCGGAATCTCATCCTGGCCCATGAACATGTCCTTCGAAAGGTGGTTGAAAAAGATGCTGATCTTTCCGATTGATCCGGCTACGCGGTCTGCATCGGGACTAATCCCACAGGTTCCTTGCCAGATCGCGATACCGAGTGACGTCTGTTCGGGATAGGCCTGCACGATCAACCGCGAATCATTCGGTTTATACCGGTTGGTCGCCATCGTGGTCCGCAGGCGAACAGGAACCGGCGAATTCAGGAACTCTTGTGACTGTTTGAGAATGGTTTCCGCTGCGCTCATGGCTTTCAGATGGCGCGCCCATCGTTTATCGGTGACAGGCCCCTCGTTCTGACGAGGCACCCAACACTTGACCTGGGCATCGGCTATTCCAACGTGACCGATCAGCATCAAGGCGAGAAGGCCGACGCCGAGCAGAGGCGTGGCAACCATCCGAATAGGCATTGGGCCTCCTTCCATCAGAAGGGTGAGAAGATTATCCTGTTGGTGAGCTTGGTCTGGAGATGCCGAGTTGTTTCATGCGCGCTTCGAGCGTGGTCGGATTAAGGCCGAGGATTTTCGCTGCGTATTTCTCACCGCTGTCGCGCCAACTAGTCTGTTCCAGGATATCACGGATGTGCTGACGTTCCATCTTTTCGAGCATCAGTGTCTGTGTCATCTCCCTCCTCGGTTGGATGGCGAGAGCCCGTTGATCGGTTCCAGCTCAGACTCTTCTCGCTCCTCTGCCAGTAAACACCCCTTGCTCCCTTACGCATCCGCGACATATGATCACGGCATGCAAGTTCAACTCAGCCATCCCACACGAACCATTGAGATCAAAGGCCCGAAGAAGGCCAAAGACCTCTTCAAAGAGCTCGGTCTCGTGGTCGAAGCACATCTGATCATACGCGGCGATGAACTCGTAACCGAAGACGAGATGCTTTACGACCAGGACCAGGTCGAAATCCGCCCGGTCATCTCCGGCGGCTCTCCACGCTTCACGAGTCACGAATGAACTGTACTAAATGCAAAACCCGCGCAGTGATCGACCTGCCCCGCCATAATGCTGCTTTCTGCAAAGGCTGTTTCAACATCTATGTGCATGACCAGATCAGCCGGGCCATCAAGTCTGAAAAGATGTTCGGAAAGGAAGATCGCATCCTCGTCGCGGTATCGGGCGGGAAAGATAGCCTGGCCCTCTGGGATATTCTTCTCAAGATGGGGTATAAAGCCGACGCGCTCTATGTGAACCTCGGTATCGGCGGCTACTCGGAAGTGTCCCATGCCAAAGTCGTCCAGTTTTCAGAAATGGTCGCCGCCCCACATGGCGCAGTTCTCCATGTCCACACTGTGGAGCAGGAAGCCGGCGCCGGAATCCGGGAACTGGCCATGCTGATTCATCGTCCGACCTGTAGTACATGTGGCACCATCAAACGCTACCAGTTCAATCGCGTCGCGCTGGAGCACAAGTACGATGTGATGGCGACCGGCCACAATCTCGATGATGAAGCAGCCCGCCTGCTGGGCAACGTACTCCGCTGGCAGGAGGAATACTTGGACAAGCAATCCCCCAGCCTCCCGGCCTCTCTCGACGGGTTTGCCAAGAAAGTAAAACCGCTCTTTCGCCTGTCCGAGCGTGAATTGGCCGCCTATTCGGTGCTCAACCGCATTGACTACATCGTGGAAGAGTGTCCGATGGCAAAAGGCGCGCGAACCCTTCTCTATAAAGAAGTACTGAATCGGCTTGAGACGGAATCCCCAGGCACCAAGCAAGCCTTCTACTGTGGTTTTCTCGACAAACAGCGCAAGCCCGAAGCCTCCCCGACCACCATGGCTGAGAGAGACCAGGCCATGCTGCATCCCTGTTCCGTCTGCCAACAACCTACCACCGCTGACGTCTGCTCTTACTGCAAAATGATGGCGCGTGCCAAAACTCACAGCCTGTAAACCACTGCCATCCTTGCCTGGAGCATAACTATCTCCCGCAAGAACTCAGGCCGGCTCGCGGCGTGCTCAACCTGAGCAACTACGTCCTTGTGCTCTCTGAAATACGGTAGCGCTGTTTGATGGCTGTCACGATCTGTTTCGCTTCTGCTTCATCAAGGCCTACCCCGAATCGATGGGTTCTTGCCCCATAATCAAAGACGATCACTCCACCACCAATTCCCCATAGTTGGAGACTCGATGAAAAATCAAATGGATTGACGCCAAGGTCTCCCACCCGTACCTCACGCATCTGGACGAGATCATATTCCTTGTCAAAACCGAATTCCCCTATGTTGCGTCGCGTCGTGAACGTTTGCCCCTGCACCGTGAGAATTTCCTTCCCCATCATCTGCCACAACCAGGCATAGATGGCGAACACACCGCCGACCGTCCAGACCCCAAGCCATGTCAGCATGAAGACTTCTCCCCCCGGCGGAGCGTCTCCTTTCAGCAACTGATGGGTGACCATGATTTCACCCACCCCCCAGCCACAGATCCAAAAACCCAGAAAGCAAATCACTAACCAACTGCGTCTGCAAGGCATCACGATGCGGAGCCCCTGCGACGTATCCGCGATGGTGATTCGAGAGTCAGCTGGTTGTCGCTTTGCCATGGGGTGCTCACGCTGAAACGGTCGGCATTATTACATGGATGACCGGTGAGTCCCAGAAAATATAGCAGCTGAATCGATGAGTTTTCTTGAGCTTAAGGCGGAGTCATAGATTCAGTGAGCCGGAATGGTGGGGGCAATTTTCTCCAGGATCACTTGCCTGACCTGCTTGGCGAAGCGTTTAGAGACCTCCAGGTTTTTCAAGACATGGCCTGACTCTGAGACATTGTACGTTGCCGGTGGGACCTGCGT contains:
- a CDS encoding MoaD/ThiS family protein, yielding MQVQLSHPTRTIEIKGPKKAKDLFKELGLVVEAHLIIRGDELVTEDEMLYDQDQVEIRPVISGGSPRFTSHE
- a CDS encoding adenine nucleotide alpha hydrolase family protein, with the protein product MNCTKCKTRAVIDLPRHNAAFCKGCFNIYVHDQISRAIKSEKMFGKEDRILVAVSGGKDSLALWDILLKMGYKADALYVNLGIGGYSEVSHAKVVQFSEMVAAPHGAVLHVHTVEQEAGAGIRELAMLIHRPTCSTCGTIKRYQFNRVALEHKYDVMATGHNLDDEAARLLGNVLRWQEEYLDKQSPSLPASLDGFAKKVKPLFRLSERELAAYSVLNRIDYIVEECPMAKGARTLLYKEVLNRLETESPGTKQAFYCGFLDKQRKPEASPTTMAERDQAMLHPCSVCQQPTTADVCSYCKMMARAKTHSL